Proteins encoded by one window of Passer domesticus isolate bPasDom1 chromosome 10, bPasDom1.hap1, whole genome shotgun sequence:
- the LOC135309372 gene encoding uncharacterized protein LOC135309372 isoform X2 — MNKVLMPLEPPADVSTGRTSPAPTLDAVHKPSSHHRGSPTRKILYTTDKISVEQSKQRRQELKELLQTRQEMDIVLQWKVAFIEGSTPSSVPAPAAGRKAKPDTGTGTADWEAGKDSALAWRSEVVKPSGHSAGVSAGTTSPTPTLDDTEKPSSHGRGPTTGETKDMAEKKFQDPLEIMWQMLKECLQRRQEIKGEPVQKEAFARGSSGSMPASAPGREAMPGTGTGAEPAGEGPTSRTEALGDAEGVSAGRTSPAPGLGAWPQPSSHGRRKTQDTAAKMSHDSGEFLRQTQKEAPGGQVMDQKAVQKEEQPGRSSGSLAALAAGKKAMTDTGTGTADAGSTTRPVPNAQDGLGRGFCQGTGCWLGLLGGMLYLEFVFMMCCIGIWYSWNRKQSTSGQQLEDGGCTSHPDSVSSSSSSRNGLDSPLKCSVKRTPEQPSTRKPLIAP, encoded by the exons atgaataaagttttgatgcccttggagcctcctgcgg atgtgtctacagggaggacttctccagctcctaccttggatgctgtacacaagcccagctcccatcacaggg gttctCCGACAAGGAAGATCCTATacacaacagataagatatccgtGGAACAATCTAAACAGaggaggcaagagctgaaggaactcctgcagacaagacaag agatggacatagtgcttcagtggaaggtggcatttattgaaggaagcactccatcttcggtgccagcccctgctgcaggaaggaaggcaaagccagacacgggcacaggcacagcag actgggaggctgggaaggattctgcattagcctggcgctctgaagttgtgaagccctctgggcattctgcag gcgtgtctgcagggacgacttcaccaactcctaccttggatgatacagaaaagcccagctcccatggcaggg gtcctacaacaggagagaccaaagacatggcagaaaagaaattccaggacccattagaaatcatgtggcaaatgctgaaggaatgtctgcagagaagacaag aaataaaaggagagcctgtgcagaaggaagcatttgcaagaggaagcagtggttccatgccagcctctgctccaggaagggaggcaatgccaggcacaggcacgggag ctgaacctgctggtgaaggccccacatccaggactgaggctctgggagatgctgagg gtgtatctgcagggaggacttctccagctccagggctgggtgcttggccccaacccagctcccatggcaggc ggaagacccaagatactgcagctaAAATGTCTCATGACTCAGgtgaattcctgagacaaacacagaaggaagcacccggaggacaag tgatggaccaaaaggctgtgcagaaggaggaacagccagggagaagcagtggctcattggcagccctagctgcaggaaagaaggcaatgacagacacaggcacaggcacagcag atgcaggcagcaccacaagacctgttcctaatgcccaggatggcctcggaaggggtttctgtcagggaaccggctgctggctagggttactgggaGGCATGCTTTATTTGGAGTTTGTCTTCATGATGTGctgcattggaatctggtattcctggaacagaaaaca gagcacctctggacaGCAGTTGGAAGatggtggctgcacctcacacccagacagcgtgagcagctcctccagcagcaggaacggcctggacagccctctcaagtgttctgtgaagaggaccccagaacaaccgtctacgaggaagcctcttattgccccatag
- the LOC135309372 gene encoding uncharacterized protein LOC135309372 isoform X1, whose amino-acid sequence MNKVLMPLEPPADVSTGRTSPAPTLDAVHKPSSHHRGSPTRKILYTTDKISVEQSKQRRQELKELLQTRQEMDIVLQWKVAFIEGSTPSSVPAPAAGRKAKPDTGTGTADWEAGKDSALAWRSEVVKPSGHSAGVSAGTTSPTPTLDDTEKPSSHGRGPTTGETKDMAEKKFQDPLEIMWQMLKECLQRRQEIKGEPVQKEAFARGSSGSMPASAPGREAMPGTGTGAEPAGEGPTSRTEALGDAEGVSAGRTSPAPGLGAWPQPSSHGRRPPKGKTQDTAAKMSHDSGEFLRQTQKEAPGGQVMDQKAVQKEEQPGRSSGSLAALAAGKKAMTDTGTGTADAGSTTRPVPNAQDGLGRGFCQGTGCWLGLLGGMLYLEFVFMMCCIGIWYSWNRKQSTSGQQLEDGGCTSHPDSVSSSSSSRNGLDSPLKCSVKRTPEQPSTRKPLIAP is encoded by the exons atgaataaagttttgatgcccttggagcctcctgcgg atgtgtctacagggaggacttctccagctcctaccttggatgctgtacacaagcccagctcccatcacaggg gttctCCGACAAGGAAGATCCTATacacaacagataagatatccgtGGAACAATCTAAACAGaggaggcaagagctgaaggaactcctgcagacaagacaag agatggacatagtgcttcagtggaaggtggcatttattgaaggaagcactccatcttcggtgccagcccctgctgcaggaaggaaggcaaagccagacacgggcacaggcacagcag actgggaggctgggaaggattctgcattagcctggcgctctgaagttgtgaagccctctgggcattctgcag gcgtgtctgcagggacgacttcaccaactcctaccttggatgatacagaaaagcccagctcccatggcaggg gtcctacaacaggagagaccaaagacatggcagaaaagaaattccaggacccattagaaatcatgtggcaaatgctgaaggaatgtctgcagagaagacaag aaataaaaggagagcctgtgcagaaggaagcatttgcaagaggaagcagtggttccatgccagcctctgctccaggaagggaggcaatgccaggcacaggcacgggag ctgaacctgctggtgaaggccccacatccaggactgaggctctgggagatgctgagg gtgtatctgcagggaggacttctccagctccagggctgggtgcttggccccaacccagctcccatggcaggc gtcctccaaaagggaagacccaagatactgcagctaAAATGTCTCATGACTCAGgtgaattcctgagacaaacacagaaggaagcacccggaggacaag tgatggaccaaaaggctgtgcagaaggaggaacagccagggagaagcagtggctcattggcagccctagctgcaggaaagaaggcaatgacagacacaggcacaggcacagcag atgcaggcagcaccacaagacctgttcctaatgcccaggatggcctcggaaggggtttctgtcagggaaccggctgctggctagggttactgggaGGCATGCTTTATTTGGAGTTTGTCTTCATGATGTGctgcattggaatctggtattcctggaacagaaaaca gagcacctctggacaGCAGTTGGAAGatggtggctgcacctcacacccagacagcgtgagcagctcctccagcagcaggaacggcctggacagccctctcaagtgttctgtgaagaggaccccagaacaaccgtctacgaggaagcctcttattgccccatag